The Theropithecus gelada isolate Dixy chromosome X, Tgel_1.0, whole genome shotgun sequence genome includes a window with the following:
- the HDAC6 gene encoding histone deacetylase 6 isoform X2, translating to MRGGNRGRGQASSTMTSTGQDSTTTRQRRSRQNPQSPPQDSSVTSKRNIKKGAVPRSIPNLAEVKKKGKMKKLGQAMEEDLIAGLQGMDLNLEAEALAGTGLVLDEQLNEFHCLWDDSFPEGPERLHAIKEQLIQEGLLDRCVSFQARFAEKEELMLVHSLEYIDLMETTQYMNEGELRVLADTYDSVYLHPNSYSCACLASGSVLRLVDAVLGAEIRNGMAIIRPPGHHAQHSLMDGYCMFNHVAVAARYAQQKHRIRRVLIVDWDVHHGQGTQFTFDQDPSVLYFSIHRYEQGRFWPHLKASNWSTTGFGQGQGYTINVPWNQVGMRDADYIAAFLHVLLPVALEFQPQLVLVAAGFDALQGDPKGEMAATPAGFAQLTHLLMGLAGGKLILSLEGGYNLRALAEGVSASLHTLLGDPCPMLESPGAPCRSAQASVSCALEALEPFWEVLVRSTETVEGDNMEEDNVEENEEEGPWEPPVLPILTWPVLQSRTGLVYDQSMMNHCNLWDSHHPEVPQRILRIMCRLEELGLAGRCLTLTPRPATEAELLTCHSAEYVGHLRATEKMKTRELHRESSNFDSIYICPSTFACAQLATGAACRLVEAVLSGEVLNGAAVVRPPGHHAEQDAACGFCFFNSVAVAARHAQAISGRALRILIVDWDVHHGNGTQHMFEDDPSVLYVSLHRYDHGTFFPMGDEGASSQIGRAAGTGFTVNVAWNGPRMGDADYLAAWHRLVLPIAYEFNPELVLVSAGFDAARGDPLGGCQVSPEGYAHLTHLLMGLASGRIILILEGGYNLTSISESMAACTRSLLGDPPPLLTLPRPPLSGALASITETIQVHRRYWRSLRVMKVEDREGPSSSKLVTKKAPQPAKPRLAERMTTREKKVLEAGMGKITSASFGEESTPGQTKSERAVVALTQDQSSEAATGGATLAQTISEAAVGGAILGQTTSEEAVGGATPDQTTSEKTVGGATLDQTTSEDAVGGATLGQTTSEEAVGGATLAQTTSEAAMEGATLDQTTSEEAPGGTELIQTPLASSTDHQTPPTSPVQGTTPQISPSTLIESLRTLELGSKSQGASESQAPGEENLLGEAAGGQDMADSMLMQGSRGLTDQAIFYAVTPLPWCPHLVAVCPIPAAGLDVTQPCGDCGTIQENWVCLSCYQVYCGRYINGHMLQHHGNSGHPLVLSYIDLSTWCYYCQAYVHHQALLDVKNIAHQNKFGEDMPHPH from the exons ATGAGGGGTGGA AACCGCGGCAGGGGTCAAGCCTCCTCAACTATGACCTCAACCGGCCAGGATTCTACCACAACCAGGCAGCGAAGAAGTAGGCAGAACCCCCAATCTCCCCCTCAGGACTCCAGTGTCACTTCG AAGCGAAACATTAAAAAGGGAGCCGTTCCCCGCTCCATCCCCAATCTAGCGGAGGtaaagaagaaaggcaaaatgAAGAAGCTCGGCCAAGCAATGGAAGAAGACCTAATCGCGGGACTGCAAGGGATG gATCTGAACCTTGAGGCTGAAGCACTGGCTGGCACTGGCTTGGTGTTGGATGAGCAGTTAAATGAATTCCATTGCCTCTGGGATGACAGCTTCCCAGAAGGCCCTGAGCGGCTCCATGCCATCAAAGAGCAACTGATCCAGGAGGGCCTCCTAGATCGCTGTGTGTCCTTTCAGGCCCGGTTTGCTGAAAAGGAAGAGCTGATGTTGGTTCACAGCCTAGAATATATTGATCTGATGGAAACAACTCAGTACATGAATGAGGGAGAACTCCGCGTCCTAGCAGACACTTACGACTCAGTTTATCTGCATCCG AACTCATACTCCTGTGCCTGCCTGGCCTCAGGCTCTGTCCTCAGGCTGGTGGATGCGGTCCTGGGGGCTGAGATCCGGAATGGCATGGCCATCATTAGGCCTCCTGGACATCACGCCCAGCACAGTCTTATGGATGGCTATTGCATGTTCAACCACGTGGCTGTGGCAGCCCGCTATGCTCAACAGAAACACCGCATCCGGAGGGTCCTTATCGTAGATTGGGATGTGCACCACGGTCAAGGAACACAGTTCACCTTCGACCAGGACCCCAGTGTCCTCTATTTCTCCATCCACCGCTATGAGCAGGGTAGGTTCTGGCCCCACCTGAAGGCCTCTAACTGGTCCACCACAGGTTTCGGCCAAGGCCAAGGATATACCATCAATGTGCCTTGGAACCAGGTGGGGATGCGGGATGCTGACTACATTGCTGCTTTCTTGCACGTCCTGCTGCCAGTCGCCCTCGAG TTCCAGCCTCAGCTGGTCCTGGTGGCTGCTGGATTTGATGCCCTGCAAGGGGACCCCAAGGGTGAGATGGCCGCCACTCCGGCAGGGTTCGCCCAGCTAACCCACCTGCTCATGGGTCTGGCAGGAGGCAAGCTGATACTGTCTCTGGAG GGTGGCTACAACCTCCGCGCCCTGGCTGAAGGTGTCAGTGCTTCGCTCCACACCCTTCTGGGAGACCCTTGCCCCATGCTGGAGTCACCTGGTGCCCCCTGCCGGAG tGCCCAGGCTTCAGTCTCCTGTGCTCTGGAAGCCCTTGAGCCCTTCTGGGAGGTTCTTGTGAGATCAA CTGAGACCGTGGAGGGGGACAACATGGAGGAGGACAATGTagaggagaatgaggaggaaggaCCCTGGGAGCCCCCTGTGCTCCCAATCCTGACGTGGCCAGTGCTACAGTCTCGCACAGGGCTGGTCTATGACCAAAGTATGATGAATCACTGCAACTTGTGGGACAG CCACCACCCTGAGGTACCACAGCGCATCTTGCGGATCATGTGCCGTCTGGAGGAGCTGGGCCTTGCTGGGCGCTGCCTCACCCTGACACCGCGCCCCGCCACAGAGGCTGAGCTGCTCACCTGCCACAG TGCTGAGTATGTGGGTCATCTCCGGgccacagagaaaatgaaaacccGGGAGCTGCACCGTGAGAGTTCCAACTTTGACTCCATCTACATCTGCCCCAGTACCTTCGCCTGTGCACAGCTTGCCACTGGCGCTGCCTGCCGCCTGGTGGAGGCTGTGCTCTCGGGAGAG GTTCTGAATGGTGCTGCTGTGGTGCGTCCCCCAGGACACCACGCGGAGCAGGATGCAGCTTGCGGTTTTTGCTTTTTCAACTCCGTGGCTGTGGCTGCTCGCCATGCCCAGGCTATCAGTGGGCGTGCCCTGCG GATCCTGATTGTGGATTGGGATGTCCACCATGGTAATGGAACTCAGCATATGTTTGAGGATGACCCCAG TGTGCTATATGTGTCCCTGCACCGCTATGATCATGGCACCTTCTTCCCCATGGGGGATGAGGGTGCCAGCAGCCAGATCGGCCGGGCTGCTGGCACAGGCTTCACCGTCAACGTGGCATGGAACGGGCCCCGCATGGGTGACGCTGACTACCTAGCTGCCTGGCATCGCCTGGTGCTTCCCATTGCCTACGAG tttaACCCAGAACTGGTGCTGGTCTCAGCTGGCTTTGATGCTGCACGGGGGGACCCGCTGGGGGGCTGCCAGGTGTCACCTGAGGGTTATGCCCACCTCACCCACCTGCTGATGGGCCTTGCCAGTGGCCGCATTATCCTTATTCTAGAG GGTGGCTATAACCTGACATCCATCTCAGAGTCCATGGCTGCCTGCACTCGCTCCCTCCTTGGAGACCCGCCACCCCTGCTGACCCTGCCACGGCCTCCTCTATCAGGGGCCCTGGCCTCAATCACTGAGACCATCCAAGTCCATCGCAGATACTGGCGCAGCTTACGGGTCATGA AGGTAGAAGACAGAGAGGGACCCTCCAGTTCTAAGTTGGTCACCAAGAAGGCACCCCAACCAGCCAAACCTAGGTTAGCTGAGCGGATGACCACACGAGAAAAGAAGGTTCTGGAAGCAGGCATGGGAAAGATCACCTCGGCATCATTTGGGGAAGAGTCCACTCCAGGCCAGACTAAGTCAGAGAGAGCTGTGGTGGCCCTCACTCAGGACCAGTCCTCAGAGGCAGCCACAGGGGGAGCCACACTGGCCCAGACCATCTCTGAGGCAGCCGTTGGGGGAGCCATACTGGGCCAGACCACCTCAGAGGAGGCTGTCGGGGGAGCCACTCCGGACCAGACCACCTCAGAGAAGACTGTGGGAGGAGCCACTCTGGACCAGACCACCTCAGAGGATGCTGTTGGGGGAGCCACGCTGGGCCAGACTACCTCAGAGGAGGCTGTAGGAGGAGCTACACTGGCCCAGACCACCTCGGAGGCAGCCATGGAGGGAGCCACACTGGACCAGACTACGTCAGAGGAGGCTCCAGGGGGCACCGAGCTGATCCAAACTCCTCTAGCCTCGAGCACAGACCACCAGACCCCCCCAACCTCACCTGTGCAGGGAACTACACCCCAGATATCTCCCAGTACACTGATTGAGAGTCTCAGGACCTTGGAGCTAGGCAGCAAATCTCAG GGGGCctcagaatctcaggccccaggAGAGGAGAACCTACTAGGAGAGGCAGCTGGAGGTCAGGACATGGCTGATTCGATGCTGATGCAGGGATCTAGGGGCCTCACTGATCAG GCCATATTTTATGCTGTGACACCACTGCCCTGGTGTCCCCATTTGGTGGCAGTATGCCCCATACCTGCAGCAGGCCTAGACGTGACCCAACCTTGTGGGGACTGTGGAACAATCCAAGAGAATTGGGTGTGTCTCTCTTGCTATCAG GTCTACTGTGGTCGTTACATCAATGGCCACATGCTCCAACACCATGGAAATTCTGGACACCCGCTGGTCCTCAGCTACATCGACCTGTCAACCTGGTGTTACTACTGTCAGGCCTATGTCCACCACCAG GCTCTCCTAGATGTGAAGAACATCGCCCACCAGAACAAGTTTGGGGAGGATATGCCCCACCCACACTAA